The Triticum aestivum cultivar Chinese Spring chromosome 3A, IWGSC CS RefSeq v2.1, whole genome shotgun sequence genome includes a region encoding these proteins:
- the LOC123063060 gene encoding uncharacterized protein, producing the protein MAGAAAEGEAVVGRGARQSAKVKAKAKVAAAEGEAMGPRLSLSLSPDALDLIAKREALLSELASLSSEPSPSPPLPAASSSPLWSLILSRCLPSSLQPEPAPEPEQFDRLEHNWNSSMMMLPSPSEVAAAQDHQLVMEECLRHYNLNHPENEYVPAPGKVTRYSSPHNGSCWTHGNFVASPKHSSYFSLLPPRPTLFFYELVTKDGFQGVVSCTPLDEPVTEAYSLFGLHLGWGTRRDGSSDCLCNTCNRLVDSEVPCVGKAFPCGHYKAECVCQMCYLQSEVLHPSPEKFAFGK; encoded by the exons ATGGCCGGCGCCGCCGCGGAAGGGGAGGCCGTCGTCGGAAGGGGAGCGCGCCAGTCAGCCAAGGTCAAGGCCAAGGCCAAGGTCGCGGCCGCGGAAGGGGAGGCGATGGGGCCTCGCCTCAGCCTTAGCCTTTCTCCGGATGCTCTTGATCTGATTGCCAAGAGGGAGGCCTTGCTCTCGGAGTTGGCCTCGCTCTCGTCGGAGCCTTCGCCCTCGCCGCCGCTCCCTGCAGCTTCGTCGTCGCCCCTCTGGTCCCTCATCTTGTCCCGTTGCCTACCATCATCCCTACAGCCTGAGCCTGCTCCAGAGCCTGAGCAATTCGACAGGTTGGAACACAACTGGAACAG TTCTATGATGATGTTGCCGAGCCCCTCCGAGGTAGCAGCAGCTCAAGATCATCAACTTGTCATGGAGGAATGCCTTCGCCACTATAACCTAAATCATCCG GAAAATGAGTACGTACCTGCCCCTGGCAAGGTGACCAGGTACAGCAGTCCTCACAATGGCTCTTGCTGGACTCATGGCAACTTCGTCGCTAGCCCCAAGCACTCCAGCTACTTCTCCTTACTGCCCCCTAGACCAACTCTCTTCTTTTATGAGCTTGTTACCAAAGATGGTTTTCAAGGAGTTGTTTCGTGCACCCCGCTAG ATGAGCCAGTTACTGAAGCCTACAGTTTGTTTGGCCTTCATCTTGGGTGGGGAACTCGTCGTGATGGCAGTT CGGATTGCCTTTGCAATACATGCAACCGTCTTGTTGATAGCGAGGTTCCTTGTGTGGGGAAAGCATTTCCGTGTGGACATTACAAGGCAGAGTGTGTTTGTCAAATGTGCTATCTTCAGTCTGAAGTGCTGCATCCATCGCCAGAAAAATTTGCGTTTGGAAAATGA
- the LOC123063059 gene encoding uncharacterized protein, with amino-acid sequence MFEPTTPALAGKGFGARQRWKMLLSLGLGVAGAGYAAYRFYNAHQKKLVQVEEEEDIIKQQLQGQFEEVKEEQEEGKEEQEEQGEEEEEQQQQVLPPLPEADRDWKSYYYRNWDHVLPPPTLQLASSLPRIPRQPHKTKWSGVCSLHCYGETLTALLRLVYRQDGGFNVDHLALILSAAGQGFLRETGASIYDISLLIAQTGIPFEPSSIPAFLFPSDVVLEPQHRVYAHGLSITYGSAQTLPLTQEPWTEEAIAQGLCRDSTRDLFEKVMKFRESLCKVIDAGPIAVTLNPQRHYYDIRSDDEPYRLKANGEYIMIKLPNGNEIKAGHVVTVYGYACPGGDVRSLLLNYQENTVRAPARNQDEAAVPQDQVNPGRHLMDPDAFYGYYTPGGLKNIKFTLK; translated from the exons ATGTTCGAGCCAACGACCCCCGCCCTTGCTGGGAAGGGCTTCGGGGCGCGGCAGCGCTGGAAGATGCTTCTCTCGCTGGGGCTGGGCGTCGCCGGCGCCGGCTACGCCGCCTACCGCTTCTACAACGCGCACCAGAAGAAGCTAGtccaggtggaggaggaggaggatatcATCAAGCAACA GTTGCAAGGCCAGTTTGAAGAGGTgaaggaggagcaggaggaagggaaggaggagcaggaggagcaaggggaggaggaggaggagcagcagcagcaagttCTTCCTCCTTTGCCGGAGGCAGACAGAGATTGGAAGTCTTACTACTACCGCAACTGGGATCACGTTCTACCTCCACCAACATTGCAGCTCGCAAGTAGTCTGCCTCGCATCCCCAGACAACCACACAAGACAAAATGGA GTGGAGTATGCTCCTTGCACTGCTATGGCGAAACACTCACAGCGTTGTTACGGTTGGTCTACCGTCAAGACGGGGGCTTCAATGTCGATCATTTGGCATTGATTCTCTCTGCTGCTGGCCAGGGATTCCTTAGGGAAACAGGAGCAAGCATTTATGACATATCTCTGTTGATTGCTCAGACTGGTATTCCATTTGAGCCCAGTAGCATCCCAGCTTTCTTATTCCCAAGTGATGTTGTGCTGGAGCCGCAGCATCGGGTGTACGCTCACGGTCTGTCGATAACGTATGGCTCAGCCCAGACGCTTCCACTTACTCAGGAGCCGTGGACCGAAGAGGCGATTGCTCAAGGGCTTTGCCGTGACTCGACACGTGACCTGTTTGAGAAGGTTATGAAATTTCGCGAGTCACTATGCAAGGTCATCGATGCCGGTCCCATTGCTGTCACGCTGAATCCGCAGCGCCACTATTATGACATCCGTTCGGATGATGAGCCTTACAGGTTAAAAGCAAATGGAGAATACATTATGATCAAGTTACCCAACGGCAATGAGATAAAGGCAGGGCATGTCGTAACAGTGTACGGGTACGCATGCCCGGGAGGCGATGTGCGGAGTTTACTCCTCAACTATCAAGAGAATACAGTGAGGGCGCCAGCGCGAAACCAAGATGAGGCCGCGGTGCCACAAGACCAAGTCAATCCTGGCCGACATCTAATGGATCCGGATGCGTTCTATGGCTACTACACACCGGGCGGCCTCAAGAACATCAAATTCACACTGAAGTAG